One segment of Pseudomonas asgharzadehiana DNA contains the following:
- a CDS encoding MFS transporter: MHPESLTGQASLVTPSRKRFFIMVLLFITVVINYLDRSNLSIAAPALTSELGIDPVHVGLIFSAFGWTYAAMQIPGGWLVDRVPPRILYTAALLLWSIATVMLGFAASFIALFVLRMAVGALEAPAYPINSRVVTTWFPERERATAIGFYTSGQFVGLAFLTPVLAWLQHEFGWHMVFVTTGGVGILWAVIWYAVYREPKDFKGANQAEIQLIRDGGGLVDMQAQTAKAPFSWVDLGIVLSKRKLWGIYLGQFCLNSTLWFFLTWFPTYLVKYRGMDFIKSGLLASLPFLAAFVGVLCSGVFSDWLIRRGASVGFARKLPIIGGLLISTAIIGANYVDSTAWVIAFLAVAFFGNGLASITWSLVSTLAPARLLGLTGGVFNFIGNLSAIATPIVIGFLASGDSFAPAITYIAVLALLGALSYILLVGKVERIKLDQ, translated from the coding sequence ATGCACCCTGAATCCCTCACCGGACAGGCTTCTTTAGTCACGCCTAGCCGAAAGCGCTTTTTCATCATGGTGCTGCTGTTCATCACCGTGGTCATCAACTACCTCGACCGCAGCAACCTGTCGATTGCCGCCCCGGCGCTCACCAGCGAGTTGGGCATCGACCCGGTGCATGTCGGCCTGATTTTCTCGGCATTCGGCTGGACCTACGCTGCCATGCAGATCCCCGGCGGCTGGCTGGTCGACCGGGTGCCGCCGCGTATTCTCTACACCGCCGCCCTGCTGCTGTGGTCCATCGCCACCGTGATGCTGGGCTTTGCCGCCAGTTTCATCGCGCTGTTCGTGCTGCGCATGGCCGTCGGTGCGTTGGAAGCGCCGGCTTACCCGATCAACAGCCGTGTGGTCACCACCTGGTTTCCCGAGCGCGAGCGCGCAACGGCGATTGGCTTTTATACCTCCGGGCAATTCGTCGGGCTGGCGTTTCTCACGCCGGTGCTGGCGTGGCTGCAACATGAGTTCGGTTGGCACATGGTGTTTGTCACCACCGGCGGCGTCGGCATCCTGTGGGCGGTGATCTGGTACGCGGTGTACCGCGAGCCGAAGGACTTTAAAGGCGCCAACCAGGCTGAAATCCAGTTGATCCGCGACGGCGGCGGCCTGGTGGACATGCAGGCGCAAACCGCCAAGGCGCCGTTCAGTTGGGTGGACCTGGGTATCGTGCTGAGCAAGCGCAAACTCTGGGGTATCTACCTTGGGCAGTTCTGCCTGAACTCCACGCTGTGGTTTTTCCTGACGTGGTTTCCGACCTACCTGGTGAAGTATCGCGGCATGGACTTCATCAAGTCCGGCCTGCTGGCGTCGTTGCCGTTCCTGGCGGCGTTTGTCGGTGTGCTGTGTTCCGGGGTTTTTTCCGACTGGCTGATTCGCCGGGGCGCCTCGGTGGGCTTTGCGCGCAAGTTGCCGATCATTGGCGGGCTGTTGATTTCCACGGCGATCATCGGCGCCAACTACGTGGACTCGACGGCGTGGGTGATTGCGTTCCTGGCGGTGGCGTTCTTCGGGAACGGGCTGGCGTCGATTACCTGGTCGCTGGTATCGACCCTGGCACCGGCACGGTTGCTGGGCCTGACCGGCGGCGTGTTCAACTTCATCGGTAACCTGTCGGCGATTGCCACGCCGATCGTGATCGGCTTTCTGGCCAGCGGCGATTCGTTTGCGCCGGCGATCACCTACATCGCCGTGCTGGCGTTGTTGGGGGCGCTGTCCTACATATTGCTGGTGGGCAAGGTCGAGCGGATCAAGCTGGACCAATAA
- the trpA gene encoding tryptophan synthase subunit alpha — protein sequence MSRLQTRFAQLKEQNRAALVTFVTAGDPGYDASLAILKGLPAAGADVIELGMPFTDPMADGPAIQLANIRALEAKQNLAKTLQMVREFRKDNNDTPLVLMGYFNPIHKYGVPAFIADAKAAGVDGLIVVDMPPEHNGELCDPAQAAGIDFIRLTTPTTDDVRLPTVLNGSSGFVYYVSVAGVTGAGAATLEHVEEAVTRLRRHTDLPISIGFGIRTPEQAAAIARLADGVVVGSALIDHIANAGNEQQAIDGVLSHCAALAEGVRNARK from the coding sequence ATGAGCCGCCTGCAAACGCGCTTTGCCCAGCTTAAAGAACAAAACCGCGCCGCCCTGGTGACCTTCGTTACCGCCGGCGACCCGGGGTACGACGCCTCCCTGGCGATCCTCAAGGGTTTGCCGGCCGCCGGCGCCGACGTGATCGAGTTGGGCATGCCCTTCACCGACCCGATGGCCGACGGCCCAGCCATCCAGCTCGCCAACATCCGCGCGCTGGAAGCCAAGCAAAACCTGGCGAAAACCCTGCAGATGGTCCGCGAGTTCCGCAAAGACAACAACGACACCCCGCTGGTGTTGATGGGCTACTTCAACCCGATCCACAAATACGGCGTACCGGCGTTTATCGCTGACGCCAAAGCGGCCGGCGTCGACGGCCTGATCGTGGTCGACATGCCGCCCGAGCACAACGGCGAGCTGTGCGACCCGGCCCAGGCCGCCGGCATCGACTTTATCCGCCTGACCACCCCGACCACCGACGACGTGCGTCTGCCGACCGTCCTCAACGGCAGCTCCGGCTTTGTGTACTACGTGTCGGTCGCCGGTGTGACCGGCGCCGGTGCCGCCACCCTGGAACACGTCGAAGAAGCCGTGACCCGCCTGCGCCGCCATACCGACCTGCCGATCAGCATCGGCTTTGGTATCCGCACGCCGGAACAAGCGGCGGCCATCGCGCGCCTGGCCGACGGCGTGGTGGTGGGCTCGGCGCTGATCGATCACATCGCCAACGCCGGCAACGAACAGCAGGCGATTGATGGCGTGTTGAGCCATTGCGCGGCGCTGGCCGAAGGCGTGCGCAACGCACGCAAGTAA
- the trpB gene encoding tryptophan synthase subunit beta, producing MTQSQTDLRNGPDANGLFGAFGGRYVAETLMPLILDLAREYEAAKIDPAFNEELAYFQRDYVGRPSPLYFAERLTEFCGGAKIYLKREELNHTGAHKINNCIGQILLARRMGKKRIIAETGAGMHGVATATVAARFGLQCVIYMGTTDIERQQANVFRMKLLGAEVIPVVAGTGTLKDAMNEALRDWVTNVDSTFYLIGTVAGPHPYPAMVRDFQAVIGKETRTQLQAQEGRLPDSLVACIGGGSNAMGLFHPFLDDTSVEIIGVEAAGHGIETGKHAASLNGGVPGVLHGNRTFLLQDDDGQIIDAHSISAGLDYPGIGPEHAWLHDIGRVQYTSVTDDEALEAFHKCCRLEGIIPALESAHALAEVFKRAPNLPKDHLMVVNLSGRGDKDMQTVMHHMEQSKQEKH from the coding sequence ATGACTCAGTCCCAGACCGATCTACGCAACGGCCCCGACGCCAACGGCCTGTTTGGCGCGTTTGGCGGCCGTTATGTCGCTGAAACCCTGATGCCGTTGATCCTCGACCTGGCCCGCGAATACGAAGCGGCCAAGATCGATCCGGCGTTCAACGAGGAGCTGGCCTACTTCCAGCGCGACTACGTAGGTCGCCCGAGCCCGCTGTACTTCGCCGAGCGCCTGACCGAGTTCTGTGGTGGCGCCAAAATCTACCTCAAGCGCGAAGAGCTCAACCACACCGGCGCGCACAAGATCAACAACTGCATCGGCCAGATCCTGCTGGCGCGGCGCATGGGCAAAAAACGCATCATCGCCGAGACCGGCGCCGGCATGCACGGCGTAGCCACCGCCACCGTGGCGGCGCGCTTTGGCCTGCAATGCGTGATCTACATGGGCACCACCGACATTGAGCGCCAACAGGCCAACGTATTCCGCATGAAGCTGCTGGGCGCCGAAGTGATCCCCGTGGTCGCCGGCACCGGCACCCTCAAGGACGCAATGAACGAAGCCCTGCGTGACTGGGTGACCAACGTCGACAGCACGTTCTACCTGATCGGCACCGTGGCCGGCCCGCACCCGTACCCGGCGATGGTGCGCGACTTCCAGGCGGTGATCGGCAAAGAAACCCGTACTCAGTTGCAAGCCCAGGAAGGCCGCCTGCCGGACAGCCTGGTGGCGTGCATCGGTGGCGGTTCCAACGCAATGGGCCTGTTCCACCCGTTCCTGGACGACACCAGCGTAGAGATCATCGGCGTTGAAGCCGCCGGCCACGGCATCGAAACCGGCAAGCACGCCGCCAGCCTCAACGGCGGCGTACCGGGCGTGCTGCACGGCAACCGCACCTTCCTGCTGCAAGACGACGATGGCCAGATCATCGACGCCCACTCGATTTCCGCCGGCCTCGATTACCCAGGTATCGGCCCGGAACACGCCTGGTTGCATGATATCGGCCGCGTCCAATACACCTCGGTGACCGATGACGAAGCCCTGGAAGCCTTCCATAAATGCTGCCGCCTGGAAGGGATTATTCCTGCACTGGAAAGCGCCCATGCCCTGGCCGAAGTGTTCAAACGCGCACCCAACCTGCCCAAGGATCACCTGATGGTGGTCAACCTGTCCGGCCGTGGCGACAAAGATATGCAGACCGTGATGCACCACATGGAACAGTCCAAGCAGGAGAAACACTGA
- a CDS encoding LysR family transcriptional regulator — MSRDLPPLNALRAFEATARLNSVSQAAEQLHVTHGAVSRQLKVLEEHLGVSLFSKDGRGIKLTDAGARLRDASFEAFERLRDVCVELTQRSADAPFVLGCSGSLLARWLIPRLGRLNADLPDLRLHLSAGDGDLDPRRPGLDALLVFAEPPWPTDMHVYELASERIGPVMSPRFAGYERLRRAPASALCGEALLHTTSRPQAWPIWARQHDMAPDALKHGQGFEHLYYLLEAAVAGLGVAIAPQPLVAEDLRAGRLVAPWGFSETPAHLALWLPKRAADGRARQLAQWLKAELMRQPT, encoded by the coding sequence ATGAGCCGCGACCTTCCCCCCCTTAATGCCCTGCGTGCGTTTGAAGCCACCGCGCGGCTCAACAGCGTCAGCCAGGCTGCCGAGCAACTGCACGTGACCCACGGGGCAGTGAGCCGCCAGCTTAAAGTGCTGGAAGAACACCTGGGTGTCAGTCTGTTCAGCAAGGATGGGCGAGGCATTAAACTCACAGATGCCGGCGCTCGGCTGCGTGATGCCAGCTTCGAAGCGTTTGAGCGTTTAAGGGACGTGTGCGTTGAACTCACCCAACGCAGCGCGGATGCGCCGTTTGTGCTGGGTTGCTCGGGCAGTTTGCTGGCGCGCTGGCTGATCCCGCGCTTGGGCCGCTTGAACGCCGACCTGCCTGACTTGCGCCTGCACCTGTCGGCGGGCGATGGCGACCTGGACCCGCGCCGCCCTGGGCTGGACGCTTTGCTGGTCTTCGCCGAGCCGCCCTGGCCGACGGATATGCACGTGTATGAACTGGCCAGCGAGCGTATCGGCCCGGTGATGAGCCCGCGTTTTGCCGGTTATGAGCGCCTGCGCCGGGCGCCGGCATCAGCCTTGTGCGGCGAAGCGTTGTTGCACACCACCTCGCGCCCGCAGGCCTGGCCTATTTGGGCGCGGCAACACGATATGGCGCCCGATGCGTTGAAACACGGCCAGGGTTTTGAGCATTTGTATTATTTGCTGGAGGCAGCTGTCGCGGGCTTGGGCGTAGCAATTGCACCGCAGCCGCTGGTGGCAGAGGACCTGCGTGCGGGTCGCCTGGTGGCGCCGTGGGGTTTCAGTGAAACCCCGGCGCACCTGGCGCTGTGGCTGCCCAAGCGCGCCGCGGACGGGCGCGCTCGGCAGTTGGCGCAGTGGCTCAAGGCTGAGTTGATGCGCCAACCGACTTAG
- a CDS encoding DUF883 family protein — MANTSLRKASLESMEAEISSLLKSLESLKDDASDESRKTLKALKSNAENALKHSRHLISDAYEESKVKIRETGVATRDYAQEHPWTTAGVAVGALGLLAAYLLCKRGD; from the coding sequence ATGGCCAATACTTCTTTACGCAAAGCATCGCTGGAAAGCATGGAAGCCGAGATTTCGAGCCTGCTCAAGTCCCTTGAGAGCCTCAAGGACGATGCGTCCGATGAGTCGCGCAAGACCCTGAAGGCCTTGAAAAGCAACGCCGAGAATGCCCTCAAGCACTCGCGCCACCTGATCAGCGACGCCTACGAAGAAAGCAAAGTCAAAATCCGCGAAACCGGCGTTGCCACTCGCGACTACGCCCAGGAGCACCCATGGACTACAGCCGGTGTCGCTGTTGGCGCGCTGGGCCTGCTGGCGGCTTACCTGCTGTGCAAACGCGGTGACTAA
- a CDS encoding dodecin has product MSDHHTYKKVELVGSSTTSIEDAINNAIAEANKSLKHLEWFEVTETRGHIENGKVAHYQVTLKVGFRIASS; this is encoded by the coding sequence ATGTCTGATCATCACACCTACAAGAAAGTCGAATTGGTCGGTTCCTCGACCACCAGCATCGAAGATGCGATCAACAATGCGATTGCCGAGGCCAACAAGAGCCTCAAGCATCTGGAATGGTTCGAAGTGACCGAAACCCGTGGCCATATCGAAAACGGCAAGGTCGCCCACTACCAAGTCACGCTCAAGGTGGGATTCCGAATTGCCAGCAGTTGA
- a CDS encoding DUF1161 domain-containing protein encodes MKKFLLAVGLLSVAGTALAAGKPCEELKSEIAAKLDAKGVSGYSLEAVDKGAAADAKVVGTCEGGTKEIVYKRG; translated from the coding sequence ATGAAAAAGTTTCTGCTAGCGGTAGGTTTGTTGAGCGTTGCGGGCACGGCCCTGGCGGCGGGCAAGCCTTGTGAAGAGCTGAAAAGCGAGATTGCAGCGAAACTCGACGCCAAGGGCGTTTCGGGGTATTCGCTGGAAGCCGTGGACAAAGGCGCTGCTGCCGACGCAAAAGTGGTCGGTACCTGCGAAGGCGGCACCAAGGAAATCGTCTACAAGCGCGGTTGA
- a CDS encoding LLM class flavin-dependent oxidoreductase codes for MKSLSDVKFSTLDLVPVRANGSPAQSLRNSLDLAQHVEKFGYNRFWVAEHHNMDGIASSATSVLLGYLAGGTSTIRVGSGGVMLPNHAPLVIAEQFGTLESLYPGRIDLGLGRAPGSDQMTARALRRERSGSADDFPEDVAELMAYLGPRTPDQRVIAVPGTGTNVPVWLLGSSLFSAQLAGERGLPYAFASHFAPRLMHEAIRVYRNHFKPSAVLDKPYVMLGIPLVAADTDEQADYLATSVYQRILALMRGQSLVQRPPVNTMDGLWLPHEKDAVGSFLGLAMVGSPAKIRAKLEVLIEQTGADELIFTCDLYEHADRIHSYELLAQLMKG; via the coding sequence ATGAAATCGCTGTCCGACGTGAAGTTCTCGACCCTCGACCTGGTGCCCGTGCGGGCCAACGGCAGTCCGGCGCAATCGTTGCGCAATTCTCTGGACCTGGCCCAGCATGTGGAAAAGTTCGGCTACAACCGTTTCTGGGTAGCCGAGCACCACAACATGGATGGCATCGCCAGCTCGGCCACCTCGGTGTTGCTGGGCTATCTGGCCGGCGGCACATCCACGATTCGCGTCGGCTCGGGCGGTGTGATGTTGCCCAACCATGCGCCGTTGGTCATCGCCGAGCAGTTTGGCACCCTGGAAAGCCTGTACCCCGGACGCATCGACCTGGGCCTGGGCCGCGCCCCCGGTTCCGACCAGATGACCGCGCGCGCGCTGCGCCGCGAGCGCTCCGGCAGCGCCGATGATTTCCCCGAAGATGTCGCCGAGCTAATGGCTTACCTGGGCCCGCGCACACCGGACCAACGCGTGATCGCCGTGCCCGGCACCGGCACCAATGTGCCGGTGTGGCTGCTGGGCTCCAGCCTGTTCAGTGCGCAACTGGCCGGCGAGCGCGGTTTGCCCTACGCCTTTGCCTCGCATTTCGCACCGCGCTTGATGCACGAGGCGATTCGCGTGTATCGCAACCACTTCAAGCCTTCGGCTGTGTTGGATAAACCCTACGTGATGCTCGGTATTCCGCTGGTGGCCGCCGACACCGACGAGCAGGCCGACTACCTGGCTACATCGGTGTACCAGCGCATCCTCGCGCTGATGCGCGGCCAAAGCCTGGTGCAGCGCCCGCCGGTCAACACCATGGACGGCTTATGGTTGCCTCATGAAAAGGACGCGGTCGGTAGCTTCCTCGGCCTGGCGATGGTCGGCAGCCCGGCAAAGATCCGCGCCAAACTGGAGGTGCTGATCGAACAAACCGGCGCCGATGAGCTGATTTTTACCTGCGACCTGTATGAACACGCCGACCGGATTCATTCCTACGAACTGCTGGCGCAGTTGATGAAGGGCTGA
- a CDS encoding OsmC family protein: MSIVKKASAHWEGDLKTGLGSISTETGVLREAPYGFKARFEGGKGTNPEELIGAAHAGCFSMAFSMILGDAGLKADSIDTQAEVTLDQVDGGFAITAVHLILKAKIPGASQAQFDELSKKAKEGCPVSKVLNATITLDGTLVN, translated from the coding sequence ATGAGCATCGTTAAAAAAGCATCTGCGCACTGGGAAGGCGACCTGAAGACTGGCCTGGGTTCCATCTCCACCGAAACCGGCGTACTGCGCGAAGCGCCTTACGGGTTCAAGGCGCGTTTTGAAGGTGGCAAGGGCACCAACCCTGAAGAATTGATCGGTGCGGCCCACGCGGGCTGCTTCTCCATGGCTTTTTCCATGATTCTGGGTGATGCAGGGCTTAAAGCTGACAGCATCGACACCCAGGCTGAAGTAACGCTGGACCAAGTGGATGGCGGCTTCGCGATTACCGCCGTGCATTTGATTCTCAAGGCCAAGATCCCCGGCGCCAGCCAGGCGCAGTTCGATGAACTGAGCAAAAAGGCCAAGGAAGGGTGCCCGGTATCCAAGGTGCTGAATGCGACCATCACCCTGGATGGCACGCTGGTTAACTGA
- a CDS encoding DUF1161 domain-containing protein: MKRFTLAIICAVLATSAVAAPKDCEELRKEIEVKIQAKAIPSYTLEIITAEEAKNHDSAMIVGSCENGTKRIIYQKNND; encoded by the coding sequence ATGAAACGTTTTACCTTGGCTATCATCTGCGCTGTGTTGGCCACTTCGGCCGTGGCCGCTCCAAAAGACTGTGAAGAACTCAGGAAAGAGATTGAAGTGAAGATCCAGGCCAAGGCGATTCCGTCCTACACCCTGGAAATCATCACCGCCGAAGAAGCCAAGAACCACGACAGCGCCATGATCGTCGGCTCGTGTGAAAACGGCACCAAGCGCATCATCTACCAAAAAAACAACGACTGA
- a CDS encoding PA0061/PA0062 family lipoprotein, with amino-acid sequence MRQLLLCLAALLISACTSTSVPPADPQQAWVDFITPTPGAKMVMAQRLDGKNLDDGRYFQMPPGAHELMVRFDFEVPTGGGLGGLSSLQYRTCFMTLQYDHFQAGRRYVLEGRSLAFTPNIRLYGSARQLLAEERSVNCL; translated from the coding sequence ATGCGCCAGCTCTTGCTTTGCCTCGCCGCCCTGCTCATCAGCGCCTGTACGTCCACCTCTGTGCCGCCCGCTGACCCGCAACAGGCCTGGGTCGATTTCATCACGCCGACACCGGGCGCCAAGATGGTGATGGCGCAGCGTCTGGATGGCAAAAATCTCGATGATGGGCGTTATTTCCAAATGCCGCCCGGGGCCCACGAACTGATGGTGCGCTTTGACTTTGAGGTGCCCACTGGCGGAGGCCTTGGCGGTCTTAGCTCGCTCCAATACCGTACCTGCTTCATGACCTTGCAATACGACCACTTCCAGGCCGGCCGGCGCTATGTGCTGGAGGGCCGCTCGCTGGCGTTCACGCCCAATATCCGGCTGTATGGCTCAGCCCGTCAGTTGTTGGCCGAAGAACGCAGCGTGAACTGCCTCTGA
- a CDS encoding aminopeptidase — MVRRFLAGSMVVLLSGCSSVSYYGQLAGGQWQLLRAREPVTKVIADPSRAQPLRDHLAQSQKARTFASEHLHLPDNQSYRLYADIGRPYVVWNVFATQEFSLSAENHCFPIAGCVAYRGYYNQGAARGEAALLRQQGMDVSIGGVEAYSTLGWFNDPIMSSMMNWGDERLATLIFHELAHQRFYVKDDTEFNESFATFVEQEGTRQWRAARGLAPQSDTMLKQRDQFIQLILDTRKRLEKLYAQPLAAGVMRQAKAAEFERLRSDYRQVRDSQWGGDKRYDAWINQPMNNARLLPFGLYDQWVPAFAALFRREGGDWVKFYAAVEKLGGLPIAQRKAALKQLEGIDL; from the coding sequence ATGGTCAGGCGTTTTCTTGCAGGGTCGATGGTTGTGCTGCTCAGCGGTTGCTCCAGCGTCAGTTACTACGGCCAACTGGCGGGCGGCCAATGGCAGCTTTTGCGGGCGCGGGAGCCGGTTACGAAGGTGATCGCCGACCCCTCGCGCGCGCAGCCGTTGCGTGATCATCTCGCTCAATCCCAGAAAGCACGTACCTTCGCCAGCGAACATCTGCACCTGCCCGACAACCAGAGTTACCGGCTGTATGCCGATATTGGTCGGCCCTACGTGGTGTGGAATGTCTTCGCCACGCAGGAATTTTCCCTGTCTGCCGAGAACCATTGCTTCCCCATCGCCGGATGCGTGGCCTATCGCGGCTACTACAACCAGGGCGCGGCACGGGGCGAGGCGGCGTTATTGCGCCAGCAGGGCATGGATGTATCAATTGGCGGTGTCGAGGCCTATTCCACGTTAGGTTGGTTCAACGACCCGATCATGAGCTCGATGATGAATTGGGGCGATGAACGCCTGGCCACACTGATCTTTCATGAGTTGGCCCACCAGCGCTTCTACGTGAAGGACGACACGGAGTTCAACGAGTCATTCGCCACTTTCGTCGAGCAGGAAGGCACTCGCCAATGGCGCGCCGCCCGTGGTTTGGCGCCTCAAAGCGACACGATGTTGAAACAGCGCGACCAGTTTATCCAGCTGATCCTCGACACTCGCAAACGCCTGGAAAAACTCTACGCCCAGCCCTTGGCAGCGGGTGTGATGCGCCAGGCCAAGGCCGCCGAATTTGAGCGGTTGCGCAGTGACTATCGCCAAGTGCGCGATAGCCAATGGGGTGGCGATAAACGTTATGACGCCTGGATCAACCAGCCGATGAACAACGCGCGGTTGTTGCCGTTCGGGCTCTATGACCAGTGGGTGCCGGCGTTTGCGGCGTTGTTCAGGCGCGAAGGAGGGGATTGGGTGAAGTTCTATGCCGCGGTTGAGAAGCTGGGCGGATTGCCGATCGCGCAGCGCAAAGCGGCGTTGAAACAGTTGGAAGGTATTGATTTATAG
- a CDS encoding HAD family hydrolase encodes MSLPYQTVLFDLDGTLTDPREGITRSIQYALGKLGIDEPDLGKLEHFIGPPLLQAFMQFYGFDETKAWEAVNFYRERFKVTGLYENRVFDGVLPLLEELNGQGRHLYVATSKPWEFAREIARHFDFARHFKLIYGSELDGTRTNKVELIAHLISEEGLDPTTTLMIGDRKHDLIGARSNGLDCAAVGYGFGSYEELNAEAPTWHFETLAEMHQAFLRRP; translated from the coding sequence ATGAGCCTGCCTTACCAAACCGTCCTGTTCGACCTGGACGGCACCCTCACCGATCCTCGCGAGGGCATCACCCGCTCGATCCAGTACGCCCTCGGCAAACTGGGCATCGATGAACCGGACCTGGGCAAGCTCGAACACTTCATCGGCCCGCCGTTGCTGCAGGCCTTCATGCAGTTCTACGGCTTCGATGAAACCAAGGCCTGGGAAGCGGTGAATTTCTACCGCGAGCGCTTCAAGGTCACCGGGCTGTATGAAAACCGCGTGTTCGATGGCGTGCTGCCGCTGCTGGAAGAACTCAACGGCCAGGGCCGCCACTTGTACGTGGCGACCTCCAAGCCGTGGGAGTTTGCCCGCGAGATCGCCAGGCATTTCGACTTTGCCAGGCACTTCAAGCTGATTTACGGCAGCGAGTTGGATGGCACGCGCACCAACAAGGTCGAGCTGATTGCGCATTTGATCAGCGAAGAAGGCCTGGACCCCACCACCACCTTGATGATCGGTGATCGCAAGCATGACCTGATCGGTGCGCGCAGCAATGGGCTCGATTGCGCGGCGGTGGGGTATGGGTTTGGCAGCTATGAGGAATTGAATGCTGAGGCGCCGACGTGGCATTTTGAGACGTTGGCTGAGATGCATCAGGCTTTTTTGCGGCGGCCTTGA
- a CDS encoding gamma carbonic anhydrase family protein, with protein MTLRTYQNHTPTLGAGAFVDASAVVIGDVEIGTDSSVWPLTVIRGDMHRIRIGERTSVQDGCVLHITHAGPFNPDGFPLLIGDDVTIAHKVMLHGCTVGNRILIGMGSIVMDGAVVQDDVIIGAGSLVPPGKKLDSGFLYVGSPVKQVRALTDKERAFFTYSAANYVKLKDLHLAQGFDQ; from the coding sequence GTGACCCTTCGCACCTATCAGAACCACACGCCAACCCTGGGCGCCGGGGCGTTTGTCGATGCTTCGGCGGTGGTGATCGGCGATGTCGAAATCGGCACCGACAGCTCCGTTTGGCCATTGACCGTGATTCGCGGCGACATGCACCGCATCCGCATCGGTGAGCGCACCAGCGTCCAGGACGGCTGCGTGCTGCACATTACTCACGCCGGGCCGTTCAATCCTGATGGTTTCCCCCTGCTGATCGGCGACGACGTGACCATCGCCCACAAGGTCATGCTGCATGGCTGCACCGTGGGCAACCGCATCCTGATCGGCATGGGCAGCATCGTGATGGACGGCGCGGTGGTGCAAGACGACGTGATCATTGGCGCCGGCAGCCTGGTGCCACCGGGCAAGAAACTCGACAGCGGCTTTTTGTATGTGGGCAGCCCGGTTAAACAAGTCCGCGCGCTGACTGACAAAGAGCGCGCCTTTTTCACCTACAGCGCCGCGAACTACGTGAAGCTCAAAGACCTGCACCTGGCCCAAGGGTTCGACCAATGA